AGCCAGCCTAGCGGCAACTGCATCACCTAGAGAGGATTTGGCCAGGACAAGCGTCTTCGCTCCCACTTGCTTGTATGCTTGGGCTAACGCTGAAGCATGAGCTTGGATCACACCTTCGTCCAGTTTACTGTCCGCGGCATGCATTACTTTGGAAGCACCTGCAGATCCTACTGCGGCCAACTCTTCTTCAGCGATGGTTCCCAGCGCAACGGCAACCACATCACCTTCACCGGTCTGAGCGGCTAAAGCATGGGCAAAGGAAACCGCCTCTAAGCTGGTCTTTTTTACTTTGCCTTCGGCATGTTCTATATATACTAATATGGACATAATATTCTAATTTAAAGGAGGTTGTTTGGGTTCAATTAAAGTACTTTTGCTTCATTTTTTAGCAAATTCACCAGCTCAGATACATTGTCCTTGTCGACTAATTTCACTGCACCTTTTGCCGGAGGGAGTTCATATTTGACTGCTTCCACCTGGGTTTCCTGAGCGATTGCTTCCACCACGTTCAAGGGCTTAGTACGCGCTGACATAATTCCTCGCATATTTGGGATTTTCCATTCTGCGATAGGCTCCTGACACCCGGCTACCAAAGGTAGATCAGCTTCCAAAAGCTCCTTACCACCTTCTATTTCCCTGGCCATTTTGGCTTTACCTCCATCAATATCCAGTTTCATCACAGGAGAAAATGAGGGAATTCCCAGTAGCTCACCTACCATTCCGTGTACCATACCTCCATTGAAGTCGATGGATTCTCTCCCCATCAAAATCAAATCATATGCACCTTCTTTGGCATAATGTGCGATTTGCTTAGCCACATACATAGAATCCTGGGGAGCTGCATTGACACGAATAGCCTCGTCTGCACCTATTGCAAGCGCTTTTCTTAAGGTAGGCTCCGTTTCGGCTTCCCCTACATTCAACACGGTAAGTTTACCTGAAGTCTGGTCTCTGAGCTCCACTGCACGTGCAAGTGCGTAATCGTCATATGGACCTATGATATATTGAACCCCCGTCGTATCAAACTTGGTATTATCCGAAGTGAATTGAATCTTGGACGTAGTATCGGGCACATGGGTGATACAAACAAGAATCTTCATTGGTTTAGCGTTAGATTTTTTTAGATTTATTTCTCGTGAAAATAACAGTAACGACTTAATTAAAAAAACTATTGATGGCCAATTTGGACAGGACTCAGCTGCTGAGGCAATTTACCGAAGAAGAACCCGAAAATCCCTTCAACTGGTATGCTTTGGCATTGGAATACAAGGAAAGTGAAGCGGGTTTGGCTAAATCCTTATTCAACAAGTTGTTAACAGAGCACGCCGAATACTTACCTACTTACTTCACCGCAGCCCATTTTTTTGCAGAATTGGAAGAAATAGAACTGGCAGATCAGATTTTTCAAAAAGGTATTGCTTTGGCAAAATCCCAAAATGAGCTGAAAACCCTGCAGGAATTACAGAATGCATACCAGAATTTTCTATTTGAAAATGATATGGACTGAGATAGGCCCTAATGAAGCTTGAATCAAATTTTGTTTTTTTAACTTTTTAGGATTAGAAAAATGCCCGTTCTTGAAAGTATGAAACAACTATTGCTCATTCTTGCCTTAGGAGCTCTTCTCAGTTGCAATCCAGGTGACTCTACTAAAAACTTACCCAATTCTTATACGCTTGAAATCAAAGATTCTATTCAAGTTGATTACTTGGGTAAGCTAAATGTTTTTGATTATGATCCAGAATCAGGGCTATATCTGGGTATAGATCAAAATTTAAATCATGTGATGCTTTTTAAAGAACAAGGAGGCACCGACCATCAGTATGATTACAAGAATGATGGACCAAATGCTATCACTAAAGCTATTTCAAATAGTTTTTTGGAAGGAAAGCACACAATAATGGATTTTCAAAATGGCTTAATCCAGTATGATCAAAATGGGAATATAAGCCATAAAATAAATATACCGAGTGAGTATTTTTTATTCAACTACTCAAATTTTTCAGCTTACAAACTAGGTGATAAATATGCATACATTAGACCTGAAAGAGACCTCA
This genomic window from Algoriphagus sp. TR-M9 contains:
- a CDS encoding electron transfer flavoprotein subunit beta/FixA family protein, whose product is MKILVCITHVPDTTSKIQFTSDNTKFDTTGVQYIIGPYDDYALARAVELRDQTSGKLTVLNVGEAETEPTLRKALAIGADEAIRVNAAPQDSMYVAKQIAHYAKEGAYDLILMGRESIDFNGGMVHGMVGELLGIPSFSPVMKLDIDGGKAKMAREIEGGKELLEADLPLVAGCQEPIAEWKIPNMRGIMSARTKPLNVVEAIAQETQVEAVKYELPPAKGAVKLVDKDNVSELVNLLKNEAKVL
- a CDS encoding tetratricopeptide repeat protein: MANLDRTQLLRQFTEEEPENPFNWYALALEYKESEAGLAKSLFNKLLTEHAEYLPTYFTAAHFFAELEEIELADQIFQKGIALAKSQNELKTLQELQNAYQNFLFENDMD